ATTTGCTTTTGTTTTTCTTTTATTTTTGATTTAATAAGGGGGTCACCCTCTGTCTTCTTATGTTCGTCCTTCACATCTTGCTTAGACATTTTAATATTTTTTTCATGATCATATTTTTGATACATATAATCTAAGACTGATAGAAAAATTAATAGAAAGGCTACAGACAACCCCATAATTACTGTTAAGTTACCGATTAGCCTAACACCTTCTCCGACTGAATAAAGGCCAAGCTTTAAGATTTCGTCAAAAAAGATCCAAATCACAGTAAAGGTTACCATGCCAACTAAAGTGATTTTAAGCATGGACTTTAAAAATTCCACAAGGGCACGAACAGAGAAAATTCGTTTTGCACCTTTAATTGGATCGATCTTACTTAACTTCATTTTGATAGCTTCAGGAGCAAACAAAAAGCCAACTTGCAAATAATTACTAAATATCGCAGCAAGCATTGCCACAAGCATGATTGGAGCAACAATTACCACGGCTTGAAATGTGTAATTCAGAAACAAAGAATAAACATTATTCTCCGTTAAATCTAAGAGTAAATATTCCTCATACGTAAAACGCGCGATCCCAAACATTTGCTCTGTAGCAAAGCTTCCGATAAACCAAAAGAACAAAAAGACAAATAATAAAATAAATGCAGTATTCACATCTGAACTTTTGGCAACCTGCCCTTTTTTACGTGTTTCTTGCTTCTTTTTCGGTGTTGCCTTTTCTGTTTTCTCTTGTGCGAAAAATTGTAAATCGAGGGAAAGATACATCCCTTAAACCCCTCCATACAACTCCATCAATGTCCTCATCGTTAGTGTCATCGTTTCTATTAAATATTGAACTAATACGAAAAACGGTGACATGACTAAAAAGAGAATGATAAAGCCTGCTAGAATCTTAAGAGGTAACCCTACAACGAAGACATTCACTTGTGGAACCGTACGGGATACCATACCTAAAGCAATATCTACTAAAAAGAGTGAACCTACTACAGGCATCCCCATTTGGAAAGCAATAATGAACATCGTATTAAAGCTTGTAACAACATGAGAAATGACAGATTGATCACCTAATGGAATAAACATTTGTTCTAATGGAATGTATTCATAACTGAAAAACACACCGTCAAGTAATAAATGGTGAGCATCTGTTGCAAGTAAAAACATTAATGCAAATGTATATAAATATCCCCCTGTCAAAGGGGCTTGTGCACCTGTTTGTGGGTCGATGACGTTAGCAATCATAAACCCCATTTTTATATCAATAAAACCACCAGCCACTTGTATCGCGTATAAAATAATCGTAGCCACTAGGCCTACAGTTAATCCGACAAGGGCTTCTTTAATGATTAATAAAAAATACTCATAGTTTATTTCAAGAACTGGCCAATCACCTGTGAAAAAAATGATCCAGCTTATAAAAACTCCGATCCCAATTTTAATTTGAGCTGGGATATTTTGATACGAAAAAAAAGGTAACGTTACTAAGAATGAGGTGATACGAACGAAAATTAATAAAAGCGCAGGAAACCAATCAAAAAATTCCAACATCGCTCTACCCTACAAACTGATGTAAGTTACTATAAATTGATTGCGCAAACGCAAGGACTTGTGAAAGCATCCACGGTCCAAAAACGATTAGCGCAATAAGCACCCCTACAATTTTTGGTATAAATGCTAAAGTTTGCTCTTGAATCTGTGTTGTCGCTTGAAAAATACTAACAAGTAAGCCAAGGCCTAAAGCTGTAATTAAAAGTGGAGCAGCGACTAAAATCACAGTAAAGACGCCTCGTTCGGCTAAAGCAATAACCATTTCTGCACTCATTTGAATCACCCTTTAAAAACTTAGTAGTAATGACCTGACCACTAAATGCCAGCCATCTACCATTACAAATAAAAGTACTTTAAATGGTAAAGAAATCATTACTGGTGGTAACATCATCATTCCCATAGACATTAATACACTGGCTACAACCATATCGATAACTAAAAAAGGAATAAATATCATAAAACCAATTTGAAACGCTGTTTTAAGTTCACTGATCGCAAAAGCAGGAACTAAAGCTGTTAATGGAATATCATCTAACGATTCCGGTCTCTCTAAACCGGCATATCCCATAAATAATGCTAAATCTTTCTCTCTCGTATGCTGTGCCATAAATTCTTTCATCGGTAAGGCAGCTGCATCAAAAGCTTCTTCTTGTGTGATCTCACCTTCAAACATAGGCTGCAGAGCTTCTTCATTTACATCAGCAAAGACAGGAGCCATAATAAAAAATGTAATAAATAATGCTAGACCAATTAACACTTGGTTGGGAGGCATTTGCTGGGTTGCAAGCCCTGAACGAACAAAGGAAAGAACGATAACAATTCTCGTGAAACATGTCATGAGTATAAGGATACTGGGAGCAATAGCTAATACAGTTAATAGTAATAATAGCTGAACAGTTGCAGTTAGATTTGCAGGATCATCACTAAAAATATCTAGTGCTGGAATTTCTACCATCTGTCTTTCTCCTTCAATGATGAATGTACTTTTTCTTGTGAGTCTTTTACTTCCTTCATCTTACTATCTAGAAGTGAATGAAAGGATTGATGAGTTTCATTTCCAGAAGAACCTTTATATCGATCTTGAACCCAGTTCGTAATTTTTTTAACCGGTTGTTCGATTCCTTCAGTCGGACGATGTTCTTCAATAATTTTTTCGATTTCTTCCTCGTCTTCAATCTCTTTTAACAACTGTACTGTCTCACCAACACCAACTACAAAAAGCTTATCTCCAATTCGAACGAGCTGGATTGAACGGTTTGCTCCTAAACCGACACCGCCAATGCTCTCAATTGTCGAGTGACTTCGAAAAGACTTCGACCTACTATTAACAAACTTTAACAAACCATATATAAGAAAAATAACAACACCTAAAGCTAAGAACATTTGTAAGGATAGTAAGAACAAATTTTGATCCTCTACCCCACCCACAGCAGTTGTATCTTCATCATCTTCTGCAAGTGCTTCAGTTTCCTCCATTACTTCTTCTACGGGCTGTTCATTTGTCTTTTCACTATCTTCATCAACGGTTTCATTGTCTTGGTTTAGTAACCATTCATCTACAGAACCACCGCCATCACCGAATGATTCAGCGTAAGGTTCTGAAGGTATGAAAATAGTAAAAAGTAATATAAAGATAAAGATGGCTTTTACATAGACTTTCAAAGGTATACACTCCTTTGAAGCGATATTATCCTAACGTTTTGTTAATCGCTTCTAACACACGGTCCGCCTGAAACGGCTTTACGATAAAATCTTTTGCACCAGCTTGAATAGCATCAATAACCATTGCTTGCTGTCCCATTGCAGAGCACATAATCACTTTTGCATTTGGGTCATGTTTACGAATTTCTTTTAATGCAGTAATTCCGTCCATTTCTGGCATTGTAATATCCATTGTGACAATGTCTGGAGAATGTTCTTTATACAAGTCAACAGCTTGAGAACCATCAGCCGCTTCTCCAACAACGTCAAAATCGTTCTTTGTTAAAATATCTTTAATCATCATTCTCATAAATGCTGCATCATCTACAATTAAAACTTTAGCCATTATTCATATCCTCCTATTATTTGCATATTTTACTTTAATTTATTTAAACGATCTCTTGGACTAACAATGTTTGTAACTCTTACTCCAAAGTTTTCATCAATTACTACAACTTCTCCATTGGCAATTAATTTTTTGTTGACCAAAATATCTACAGGTTCACCAGCAAGTTTGTCTAATTCAATGATTGAACCTTGGCTTAACTCTAAAATATCTTTAATAGACCTTTTTGTTCTTCCTAATTCCACTGTCACGTCTAATGGAATGTCTAAAAGCATGTCCAAATTTTTTGATTCAGTCTCTGATAAAGATGGTTCTTCAAAATTCGTAAATGCCGCTGGCTGTACACTTGCAGAGCGCTCTGGTTGCTTAGGTCCTGAGGATAGGTACTGTGCTTCATTTCTTTCATTTTTTTCAGTTACATGCTGCTGTTCTTCATATAATGGCTCATTAGATGGCTCTTGCACGTTTAACTGATTTACCTCGTTCGTAACATTAGAAGCTGACTCCGGTGGTTGGACATTGTCAGCCTGACTTTCGTGAGCCTCTACTGAACTTTGTTGGTCGTCTCCATC
The Bacillus shivajii DNA segment above includes these coding regions:
- the flhB gene encoding flagellar biosynthesis protein FlhB: MYLSLDLQFFAQEKTEKATPKKKQETRKKGQVAKSSDVNTAFILLFVFLFFWFIGSFATEQMFGIARFTYEEYLLLDLTENNVYSLFLNYTFQAVVIVAPIMLVAMLAAIFSNYLQVGFLFAPEAIKMKLSKIDPIKGAKRIFSVRALVEFLKSMLKITLVGMVTFTVIWIFFDEILKLGLYSVGEGVRLIGNLTVIMGLSVAFLLIFLSVLDYMYQKYDHEKNIKMSKQDVKDEHKKTEGDPLIKSKIKEKQKQMAMSRMMQEVPKADVVITNPTHYAVALKYDDGNMDAPVVIAKGVDYIALKVINVAKNNGVMTVENRPLARALYAQADIGDEVPEDLFKAVAEVLAYVYRIQKKL
- the fliR gene encoding flagellar biosynthetic protein FliR; its protein translation is MLEFFDWFPALLLIFVRITSFLVTLPFFSYQNIPAQIKIGIGVFISWIIFFTGDWPVLEINYEYFLLIIKEALVGLTVGLVATIILYAIQVAGGFIDIKMGFMIANVIDPQTGAQAPLTGGYLYTFALMFLLATDAHHLLLDGVFFSYEYIPLEQMFIPLGDQSVISHVVTSFNTMFIIAFQMGMPVVGSLFLVDIALGMVSRTVPQVNVFVVGLPLKILAGFIILFLVMSPFFVLVQYLIETMTLTMRTLMELYGGV
- the fliQ gene encoding flagellar biosynthesis protein FliQ, whose product is MSAEMVIALAERGVFTVILVAAPLLITALGLGLLVSIFQATTQIQEQTLAFIPKIVGVLIALIVFGPWMLSQVLAFAQSIYSNLHQFVG
- the fliP gene encoding flagellar type III secretion system pore protein FliP (The bacterial flagellar biogenesis protein FliP forms a type III secretion system (T3SS)-type pore required for flagellar assembly.), with protein sequence MVEIPALDIFSDDPANLTATVQLLLLLTVLAIAPSILILMTCFTRIVIVLSFVRSGLATQQMPPNQVLIGLALFITFFIMAPVFADVNEEALQPMFEGEITQEEAFDAAALPMKEFMAQHTREKDLALFMGYAGLERPESLDDIPLTALVPAFAISELKTAFQIGFMIFIPFLVIDMVVASVLMSMGMMMLPPVMISLPFKVLLFVMVDGWHLVVRSLLLSF
- a CDS encoding flagellar biosynthetic protein FliO; protein product: MKVYVKAIFIFILLFTIFIPSEPYAESFGDGGGSVDEWLLNQDNETVDEDSEKTNEQPVEEVMEETEALAEDDEDTTAVGGVEDQNLFLLSLQMFLALGVVIFLIYGLLKFVNSRSKSFRSHSTIESIGGVGLGANRSIQLVRIGDKLFVVGVGETVQLLKEIEDEEEIEKIIEEHRPTEGIEQPVKKITNWVQDRYKGSSGNETHQSFHSLLDSKMKEVKDSQEKVHSSLKEKDRW
- a CDS encoding response regulator, whose amino-acid sequence is MAKVLIVDDAAFMRMMIKDILTKNDFDVVGEAADGSQAVDLYKEHSPDIVTMDITMPEMDGITALKEIRKHDPNAKVIMCSAMGQQAMVIDAIQAGAKDFIVKPFQADRVLEAINKTLG